DNA from Roseimicrobium sp. ORNL1:
TTCCGTGGGCTGGACGCAGCGTGAGCTCCGCCATGAGGCGCGCATCAGGGGGGCGTTTCAGCGTTGCGAGTCGCACGGAGCATATCCGGCACGCGATTCCACGATCACAAACACGAACGCGCATTTCCCCAAGCCCCATCTCATCCATGAATTCCGAACACACCACGCTCATCACCGGAGCTTCAAGCGGCATCGGTCTCCACCTCGCCCATGAGTTTGCCGAGCATGGCCACCCACTCATTTTGGTGGCGCCAGGGCAGAGTGAATTGGAGTCGCTGAAAACTGAGCTTGAGACGAAGCACGGTGTGAAAGTTGAGGTCATCGCGAAGGACCTTGAAAAGCCGGATGCCGCACGGGAAGTCTACGTCGCCGTGGAGCAGCTCGGGGAGGCCGTGGAGATTCTCGTGAACAATGCCGGTCACGGCATGCGTGGGAAGTCCTGGGAGATTCCCATCGACGAAGACATCTCCACCGTCCGGCTGAACATCGAAGCCGTGCTGCGACTCACGAAGCTCTTCATCCAGCCCATGGTCGAGCGCGGCCAGGGGAAGATTTTGAATGTCGCCTCCATCGCCGGCTTCGAGCCGGGACCGATGCTCGCGGTGTATCATGCTTCGAAGGCCTTCGTGCTTTCATGGAGCGAGGCCCTGACCATTGAGCTGGAGGATACAGGAGTGAGCGTCACCGCCCTGTGCCCGGGCGCTACGGACACGGACTTCTTCCCCAAGGCAGACATGGTTGCCGTAAAGGCCTTCCAGGGCTCGAACGTGATGGCTCCCCAAGACGTGGCCAGAGTCGGCTATGAAGGCTTGATGAAGGGAGAGCTTTTTGTCGTGCCTGGCGGGATGAACAAGATGCTCGTGGCCGCACGCCGTATCCTGCCAGAATCCACTCAGGCCAGGCTCAACCAGAGCATGTACGAATATGTGCCCGAGGAGAAGGTAAAACGCCAGCGCGGCGACGTGGAGATCGCAGCAGAGAAAGAGGCGGAGGAAGGTAACGGATACTAATCCTCCCCGGCGTGCGCACTGAAGAAGCCACCGCCGCCTGCGGGAGGATGGCCGGTTTCGCCCACTTCCTTCACGGAAGAGGCTGGATACTCGGCGATGACTGAATCCCCGCGGAAGAATCGCACGAGGGAGTCATCTCCTTCATACCGGTCGGCTTCCACATGGACGGCTCCTACGCTGCTCAAAACTACCCTGTAGACCTTCATGTTTTGAAATCTGCAATCGTTCCTATGGAGTCTGTTTCTAGTTGTGTTTCGTAGGGTGAAGTACCGAGACAGGAGGCAGCACTGAGCCTGAGCTCTCCAGGGCTGTCATGGCTGACTCTTCCACCTTTATTACCGTGGGCGGCAGATGCTCAGCAGGCAGCGTGCCTCCGCGGTGGAAGCGGAGTGAATCATCATCTGGGGTGCAGGAATTGGCCTCGACAACGGTCGTGCCTGGAGAGCTGAGTGCGACTCGGAATACCTTCATTGATGAAATTCGGCGGGGAAGTTTCACGCATCTCGTTTTCAGTTCAAGTGAGCAGATGCGTTTTTTCGACGGCGGCGCTACTGCACTTTGCACGAATCGCCGCAAAGCGCCGTTTGAGTGACAGCTCGGTCACTTCCGCCGCCGCTGGCCCTCCCGAAAAATTTTCCTCCGGATGAAAATGTCTGGTATGCTCATGGAGAAAGGAGCGCTTTTCCATGCATACCTCTTCTCCTGTCTATTCCGCTGGGTCGTGGCTTGCCATCATGGCCATCTGCGCCAGCATCACCTACGCAGGCGGCTTTTTTGTGGCGACGGACCGCGCGATGTCCCAATTGAAGGAACGGGAGGCAACGTGGGAGGCCCAGGCCAGGGCTTCCCGCTCCCGCGAGGACAAGCTGTCGAGGGAGCTTGCCGTGTTGAACGTGAAACTCACGGACAAGGATGAAGAGATGACCAACCTGCGCAAGAAGGTGGAGAGCTTGACCACCGACCTGCAGCGGGTGACAACCACAGCGCAGAAGGACAAGGACGACAAGGAAGCCGAAATCTCGCTGCTGGAAGAGGCCCTTACCTCAAAGGCGGAGCGTGCAGCCCAACTGTATCGCGAAGTGGCAAGAAGGACTGCCATGGCGGTGGACAGCTTTGACCTGCAGAGCCCGCTTTCCATCGAACAGGTCGTCACCGCGAAGAATGCTTTTCATGACATCCAGCACGAAGTGGCTGCCGGCAACTTCAAGGGGCTGGCTCTTACCAATGGCTACCAGCGGCTGAAGACCATCTTCGAGAATCCGGATTTGGAGGGCCTCTCTGCCGGCTACGATGCGGTAAAAGAGGGGGCGAGGTGAGTTGACGGCCCCCGCCTCTGTATGGTAAGTTTGTGGAGAAAGGGTTTTCTCCATGCAAACGGAATCAACAGGGTTTGCGAGTGGACTGTGGCTCACCGTGATTGGCATCTTCATGGGGCTGGGATTCGCCGGAGGTTATCTGGTGGCCTCCAATCACGCCTCCACAGGGCTGAAGAAACGGGAGGCGGAGTGGAATTCGAAGTCTGCTTCCTACTTCGCCCAGGAAAACAAGCTCACGGCCGAATTGGCGGCACTGAAGTCCACCCTTTCCGACAGGGACAAAGAGCTGGCGACTCTGCGCAAGAAAGAGAACGACCGACATGAGCGAGGGGTGGTGGAGCTGTTTCGGAAGGCCAGGCAAGGATTCACCTATATCAAAAGCCAGGTGGACGCCGGTCAGTTCGAGGGACTCGACGGTACCGATGGCTTCCAGATTCTGAGCGCCGCCTTCGAGGAAGAGAAAAAGTGAATGCCCCTCGGAGGTGAGGCGTCCCGCCTGACAGCGGGCGTTAGGCCTCCGGCCTGACGGAAGGAGTGCCACCTCACGATTTCACGCCAAAGGGACGACTGGGTTAACCGCAAAGGGGCAAAGCAGCAAAGGACGCAGAGGAGCGGGAGGGGGCTGAGTGAGCGCAGGGGCCAGAGAAGCGGAGACATCACTGGCCAATACATCTCCATCTGCGGCGATACCTTGCGTCAAGGAGTGGGGACATTCCTGTCCCCATGGGAAGGTGGCTGCCTGTAAAGTTGCTCCTGCCTGTGAATCTCAATCCTGCTCCATCGGGGATTAGTTCGCTGTCCCAAGGTCCTGCTCATCCAAAATGGGGACAGGAATGTCCCCACTCCTTGACACGACGCCTCGCTCTTGAGCGCCAAGTCCACCCGACCGCGATCCTCCGCGCTCTCTGCCCCTTTGCGGTTAACCGGAATCGTCCCTTCTGCGTGAAATCGCGAATTGACGTTCCTAACGTCAGGCCGGAGGCCTAACGCCCACTGTCAGGCGGGGACGCCTAACCTCCTTCAGTTTCTTTGCCGCTCTGCTGCTTTGCGTTCCTCCCTCACCCAGAGAGGGCTATCTACCGCCCGCCACCTTCCCGGTTGAGCTTTTCCCGGGGCGCTCGTACCGTATCTGAATGCCGCAGCGCGACTTCCCGCACGCCAGCCATCGCCCGATTTCCCTGTTTCAGACCTGTTGTTGTTGTTTCAGCAGGCCTGCTGCCATCGCGCTTGCCTGCGGCTTGGTGCTTTTTTCCGCGTCCGCAGTCCCGGCCCAGAAGGTGGCCCTGGCGGACCGCCCCACCTATCAACTCGCTCTCGCCGCCTCCCAGGAGGGCATGCATGAGGTGGCTGCGCTGAAGTATGAAAAGGTGCTCAAGGAAAAGGACCTCACCCGTCAGGAGTCTGCCCAGCTCAGCGAGCGCCTTGTAGATGCCCTCCTCCGTGCCGGGCTGGCAGACAAGGCTCTGGTCGCCCTGACCCTTTTCGAGGTGCCGGATGCTCCCTTCTGGAAAGGGCAGGCCTTTCTCCTGCAGCAGAAGTTCAAAGAAGCCGAGGCCGAGCTGAAGACCTACCTGAAAACGCCTGCCAACAAGTACCCTTCGCAGGCAAACCTTGCTCTGGGCAAGGCCATCATCGGCCAGGGACGTGAGAATGCCGGGCGTAAGTCACTCAAGGACGTGCTGACCAATCCCTACGGCGTGCTCGCCGAGCAGGCCTATGACTTGAGCAATGAGTCCGAGGCCATGTCCGGCCGTGCGGACGTCGTGCTGCGCCGGCTGGGACCGGACCGCGGTACGAATGAGTCGGAGTTCGTCCGCGCGGTCGCGTTGCTGGAGGAAGGGGAGGGGAAGCAGGCGGAGGTTGTCCTGCGCCGGTACCTGGATTCGAGCGAGTCGCTGCCGCTGCGCCTGCATGATGCCTCCTTCGTGCGCCTGGCTGAGGCGTATGCCATGCAGGGGCGTTCCAGTATCGCGGCCAAGCGCTTGCGCGCCTTCATGGATCGCGATACGCCGAGCGATTACCTGGAGCAGGCCTTCGCCCTCTTCCGCACTGTTGCGCCGGAGGATGACAATTCGGTGCTGAAAACCCTGCTCACCTGGGCCGCGGATCCCACGCCGCCGGACCGGCATGCGCTCGCCCTCTATCACATCGGCCAGTGGCTCGTGGAGCGGGGCAGGGGAGAAGAGGCCATAGGCTTCTTCGAGAGCTTCCGCATCCTCTACCCGGACCACGCACGCCAGGCGGATGCCCTGCGCGCGCTGATGGCGCTGTACGGCGCGGCGCGCGCGGATGACCGCGTGGTCGACCTCTGGCGCAGCCGCTATGGAAATGCGGGGCCTGATATTGTGGATTACATCTTGGGCATCGTACGCTTTTCCCGTGGCGAGTATGCCGGGGCTGGGGATCACTTCATGCGCACTGCATCGGAGACTTCGGATACCATGCTGCTGCGCCTCGCCGTTTACAATGCCGGCATGTCCGCCGTGAAAGGGAAGGATGAAGAGAAGTTCCGCGTGTGCCTGGCCCAGCTCCAGCAGCCGGTGACCGTGCCGGCCGGTGGCCTGCCTCTCCAGCCCTCCTCTCAGGCGCAGGCAGAGGACCAGGCGCCGAAGCTGCTCCTGGAGCGCGCCCTCGGACTCGCGGCAAAACGCGACCCGCAGGCGGACAAGGCACTGGAGGAGTTTCTCCAGGCGTATCCACACCACCCCCGTGCCGTGGAGGCTCACATCGCGCAGGCGGAGCTGGCCATGCTGGACCTTCCCGCCCGCACGAAGGCCGCCGGCGCCGCGCTGGATGCCGCGGAGCAAATCCCCGCGCTGGAGGACAAGTGGCGCGAGCGCCTCGCCTATATCCGCGTGTGGTGGCATGAGGCTGCGGGGAACCTGGAAGGCGTGACCGCGTCCGGTGCGAACTTCCTCGCCCAGTGGTCTGAGTCCGACTGGCGTGATGAAGTGCGCATGAAGGTCGCGCAAGCCTACTATCGCCGTGAGGAATACGCCCGCGCCGTCGCGGAGTTTGAGACGCTCGCGGAAGAGCACGCCGATTCACCCTATGCCGATGTCGCCATCTTCTTTGCGGGGAAGGCAGCCATGGCCCAGCTCACGCCTGCAGGCTTGGAGAAGGCCATCGGGCTCTGGGCAGAACTCGTCGCACGTGAGAGCCCACTCGCCTCTGAAGCGCGCCGTCAGCAAGCCGTGGCCAAGCGTCGTCAGGGCAAAGAAGATGAGGCGCTGAGCGTGATCGATGCCCTCCTGAGCAGCAAGCCCGCACCGGAAGGCGATGCGCGCTTCGACCTCATCATGGAAAAGGGCGAACTCCTCGTGCTGCTCGCGCGCAAGGACCCGAAGAATCTCGATGACGCCGCCTCCGTCTTCCGCTCGGTCGTGGAAGACAAGAACGCCTCCCGCGCCTGGCGCCAGCGCGCCGGCATCCTCCTTGCGCAGTGCCATCAGCAAGCCGGTCGCCGCTCCGCTGCACTCGAAGCGTGTTTCGATGTGCTCGAAGCCGGGCTTTCCCCGCAAACCGCCATGCAGCTCTCCCCACAGGACCGCGTGTGGATCTTCCGCGCCGGATTCATGGCCATCGAACTCCTCGAAGGCCAGAAGCAATGGGAAGCCGCCGCCCGCCTCGCCGACCGCCTCGCCAAAATCGGCGGCGAACGCTCCGACGAAGCCGCCCAGCGCGCCGAGCGCTTGCGGCTGGAGCATTTGATTTGGGAGAAGTAGCCGGTGCGACAGTGAGCGGTAAGCGGTGCGACGGTGGAGGTGCTCGGTGTGTTGACGCTTTTACCCGCTATCATCAAAGGTCGCAAAGCAACAAAGGATAAGAGGCTGATTTGTCACGTCCCTGCTCCATATTCATCTTTGCTGCTCTGCTGCTTCGCTGCTTTGCGATTAAAATGACTGCGCCCGCCACCCCCAGTCACGCCGCGCACCCTTACAGCCCACCGTCCTACTGTTGACGGCGCAATTCCCTGTCCCTTGCGGGGTGATGGAATATCTGATTCTCTCAAGCGATGGCAAAAGTATCCAGCTCTCCGGCAAAATTCCTGTACCTCCTGTTTCGCTGGCTGGCATGCGGACTTCTGCTCGTTGGAGGCGCAAGCTGTACCCTTTCCAGCCGCACCCGCGCCTGTATCGACAGCGTTGGTCCGTCGCAGAACTATCCGTCTGACATCTGGTGCTCCTGGGTAGCTCGGTACCGTCCTGTCTTCGATGCGGATCCCCTGTTTCTGCTTGAGAAGGAAACAGGAAAGAACAGCAAAGTCTCACTGAGATTTACCCAGCCCGATGGTACCGTGGATCATGTGGTGCTTCGTGAAGTGCAGATGACTCCATCGCGTCGCGGTGCCAAGTCGGTCATTCTACTGGAGGATCCCACGACCATTCGATTGGTGTCTCACAAGGTCGATCCGCGCCTTCTAAGTTCCTTGAGAAAAGCATTGGAGCTTCCCTCTGGGAGTGTTGACTTTCCGGTGGATCTGAAACCCCGGCCGTATCCCTATGTGGTGCGCGTAGCGGGAGAGTGGGTTTCCAAAAACGGCACTCGCAAGCCCTTCGACAGGCAGTACACCATCAAAATCTCATGGAGGATGGCTCTGCTGCGTGGGGCGCATTCGCCAGCTCCTTCGTACAATCGACCCCATGCGAAGAGGCCCAAGCACAAAAAGTTCCCCTTCGGCTGAATCCAGGCTCGGTGCCCCACCGTCCTACCGCTCACCGCTTACTGTCGCACCGCTTACCGCTTGACCCCCGCCCCAGATTCAGCCACTCAAAGGGACTCCGTTTCGCCCCCGCCCGCCTCCTTTCATGCCCAAGTACATCACCACCATCGGCCTCGAAGTCCACGCGCAGCTCAACACGCGGAGCAAGATGTTCTGCGGGTGCCCTGCGGAATACGGCGCGGACCCGAATACGCACACCTGCCCCACCTGCCTGGGGCTCCCGGGCGCGCTGCCGGTGCTGAACGTGGAGGCGATTGAGAAGACCATGGTCGCCGGGCTCATGCTCGGCTGCAGCACGCCGGAAATCTCGAAGTGGGACCGCAAGAACTACTTCTACCCGGACATGCCGAAGAACTACCAGCTCACGCAGTTCGACCTGCCCCTGTGTCTCGGTGGCGGTGTGCCGTTGTATGAGTTTGCCTATCCGAAGGACGCGCAGAAGAACATCAAGAACCCCGGCAAGGTGGTGAAGCTCACCCGCATCCACCTCGAAGAAGACGTGGGCAAGAGCACGCACACCGGCGCTGGCACCATGCTCGACTTCAACCGCGCCGGCACTCCGCTCATGGAAATCGTGAGCGACCCGGACATCGACAGCGCGGAGGAGGCTTTCGCCTACCTCAACAGCCTGCGCCAGATCCTGCTCTACGGTGGCGTGAGTGATGCCGACATGGAGAAGGGCCAGCTCCGTTGCGACGTGAACATCAGCCTGCGTCCGGAAGGACAGCAGGAACTTGGCGCGAAGATCGAGCTTAAGAACCTGAACTCCGTGAGCGCCGTGCGCCGCGCCATCCACGCGGAGATCGAGCGTCAGACCGAAGCACTCGATCGTGGCGAGAAGCTCATTCAAAGCACCCGCCGCTGGGATGATGACCGCGGCGAGACCCAGCTCATGCGCACGAAGGAAGACGCGCATGACTACCGCTACTTCCCCTGTCCTGACCTCCTTCCCATCCGCACCGCGCCCCTGCTCGCTGAGGCGAAGAAGCGCGTGCCCGAGCTGCCGCATGAGAAATGCGACCGCTTCGTGAAGGACTACGCCGTGAGCGCGTACGATGCGAACGTGCTGGCCAGCGAGCAGTCCCTCGCCGCATGGTTCGAGCAGGCCGTGGCCGCCGCCGGACCGAAGGTGCCCGCGAAGAAAATTGCGAACTGGGTCATCAACGAACTCCTTGGCGTGCTGAATGCCAATGGCGTGACGCTGGAGCAGTCACCCATCACTCCGCAAGCCCTGAGCGAGCTCGTCGCCGCGGTGGAGACGGGCAGCATCAGCAACAATCAAGCGAAGGAAGTCTTCGCCGAGATGTTCGCCACCGGCAAAACCGCCGCCGTAGTCATCAAGGAAAAAGGCTTCGAGCAGGTGAGTGACACCGGCGCTCTGGAAAAGCTCTGCGACGACGTCATCGCCGCCAACCCAGCCAAGGTGGAAGAGTTCAAAGCCGGCAACGACAAGGTGCTGAACTGGATGACCGGCCAAATCATGAAAGCCAGCGGCGGCAAGGCGAACCCGAAGGTGCTCGGTGAGCTGTTGCGAGCGAAGTTGTCATAGCTGCCGGTGCGACGGTGGGAGCGGTGCATGAAAGCTGCGTCAGTTCGCAGGGAGCGGCACTAGCCTGGTGCCGTCATGGAGGCGAACGCCTCCCGCTTTGTACGTGAACGTTAGCCCAAAATAAGGAAGCGGTGCCGAAGGCCTTGGACTGCGCGCAGCCCTGCTGCC
Protein-coding regions in this window:
- a CDS encoding SDR family oxidoreductase yields the protein MNSEHTTLITGASSGIGLHLAHEFAEHGHPLILVAPGQSELESLKTELETKHGVKVEVIAKDLEKPDAAREVYVAVEQLGEAVEILVNNAGHGMRGKSWEIPIDEDISTVRLNIEAVLRLTKLFIQPMVERGQGKILNVASIAGFEPGPMLAVYHASKAFVLSWSEALTIELEDTGVSVTALCPGATDTDFFPKADMVAVKAFQGSNVMAPQDVARVGYEGLMKGELFVVPGGMNKMLVAARRILPESTQARLNQSMYEYVPEEKVKRQRGDVEIAAEKEAEEGNGY
- the bamD gene encoding outer membrane protein assembly factor BamD — translated: MLFSASAVPAQKVALADRPTYQLALAASQEGMHEVAALKYEKVLKEKDLTRQESAQLSERLVDALLRAGLADKALVALTLFEVPDAPFWKGQAFLLQQKFKEAEAELKTYLKTPANKYPSQANLALGKAIIGQGRENAGRKSLKDVLTNPYGVLAEQAYDLSNESEAMSGRADVVLRRLGPDRGTNESEFVRAVALLEEGEGKQAEVVLRRYLDSSESLPLRLHDASFVRLAEAYAMQGRSSIAAKRLRAFMDRDTPSDYLEQAFALFRTVAPEDDNSVLKTLLTWAADPTPPDRHALALYHIGQWLVERGRGEEAIGFFESFRILYPDHARQADALRALMALYGAARADDRVVDLWRSRYGNAGPDIVDYILGIVRFSRGEYAGAGDHFMRTASETSDTMLLRLAVYNAGMSAVKGKDEEKFRVCLAQLQQPVTVPAGGLPLQPSSQAQAEDQAPKLLLERALGLAAKRDPQADKALEEFLQAYPHHPRAVEAHIAQAELAMLDLPARTKAAGAALDAAEQIPALEDKWRERLAYIRVWWHEAAGNLEGVTASGANFLAQWSESDWRDEVRMKVAQAYYRREEYARAVAEFETLAEEHADSPYADVAIFFAGKAAMAQLTPAGLEKAIGLWAELVARESPLASEARRQQAVAKRRQGKEDEALSVIDALLSSKPAPEGDARFDLIMEKGELLVLLARKDPKNLDDAASVFRSVVEDKNASRAWRQRAGILLAQCHQQAGRRSAALEACFDVLEAGLSPQTAMQLSPQDRVWIFRAGFMAIELLEGQKQWEAAARLADRLAKIGGERSDEAAQRAERLRLEHLIWEK
- the gatB gene encoding Asp-tRNA(Asn)/Glu-tRNA(Gln) amidotransferase subunit GatB, producing the protein MPKYITTIGLEVHAQLNTRSKMFCGCPAEYGADPNTHTCPTCLGLPGALPVLNVEAIEKTMVAGLMLGCSTPEISKWDRKNYFYPDMPKNYQLTQFDLPLCLGGGVPLYEFAYPKDAQKNIKNPGKVVKLTRIHLEEDVGKSTHTGAGTMLDFNRAGTPLMEIVSDPDIDSAEEAFAYLNSLRQILLYGGVSDADMEKGQLRCDVNISLRPEGQQELGAKIELKNLNSVSAVRRAIHAEIERQTEALDRGEKLIQSTRRWDDDRGETQLMRTKEDAHDYRYFPCPDLLPIRTAPLLAEAKKRVPELPHEKCDRFVKDYAVSAYDANVLASEQSLAAWFEQAVAAAGPKVPAKKIANWVINELLGVLNANGVTLEQSPITPQALSELVAAVETGSISNNQAKEVFAEMFATGKTAAVVIKEKGFEQVSDTGALEKLCDDVIAANPAKVEEFKAGNDKVLNWMTGQIMKASGGKANPKVLGELLRAKLS